ACCGAATCCTGCTTATTGTCATCAGTTCGCTCATTGTGGCTCTGGCCGTGGCCACCTGCGGTCAGGTTTGCTGGGTCGGCCTGGTCATCCCCCATATTGCCCGCACTCTGGTTGGTCCCAACCACAAAAAAATGCTCCCCGTGACTATTACCCTGGGGGGCCTGTTCATGCTTCTGGCCGATGATATTGCCAGGTCCGTCACAACGGCCGAATTGCCCATCAGTATAGTCACATCCCTCATCGGGGCCCCGTTGTTCGCCTTTCTTTTATACAAAAACCGCGGGAGCGGATGGATATGAGTCTTTCCTGCCATTCTCTCAATTATTATTACGGCCCCCACCATGCCTTGAAGAATATTGATTTCGAAATCAAAGACGCCTGCTTCTGCGCTCTGCTGGGACGAAACGGGTCAGGCAAGACCACGCTCTTGCACTGCATGAACGGCATTCTCAAACCCTCGTCAGGCAGCCTCGTGCTGGATGGGATGGACATGACCAGGGCCACGGCCAGGGAGATCGCCCGGCAGGTGAGCATGGTACCCCAAGAACGGACCGAAATGTTTCCCTTTAACGTCCTGGATGTGGTTGTCATGGGTCGGACCCCGTTTCTCAAGATGTACCAGTCCCCTTCAGATCTGGATTACGCCATGGCCAAGAAGGTCCTGGCCATGCTGGGCGCCCGGAAATTGGCCCCCAGAAATTTCAATCGCATTTCAGGTGGAGAACGCCAACTTGCCCTGATGGCCAGGGCTCTGGTGCAGGACCCCACAACCCTGCTTCTGGACGAACCCACCAATCACCTTGACTTTAAAAATCAGTACCTTCTCCTGGAGCGCATCAAAGCCCTGTGCCGGGAGCGGAAAACCCGGGTGGTCACATCCATGCACGATCCCAACATGGCCACCCTGTTTGCCGACTGGGTGGTACTTCTCAAATACGGCCGCATTGTTGCCCAGGGGCCGACCCAGGAAATCATGACTGAAACCAACCTGAGCGATCTCTATGAGACCGAACTCAGAAAAATCAATATAGGCACGGACCGACCCGTGTTCCTCCCTGCCAGCGTGACCGCATGAAACCCACAACCATCATCCTCACCGGCGCACCCCAATCGGGCAAATCAACCCTGCTGGCCCGGGCCCTGGACAGGCTTTCCGACCTGAAGACGACGGGCTTCCTGGCCAAAGGGTTGTGGAAAAACAATCTGCGTGAAGGATTCGACCTCGTGGACCTGACAACCGGCAAGACAACCCCTCTGGCCAGGCGTAATCCTCTGGCCCCCCCGAAGACCATTCCGTTCACCTTTTTCCGGGAAGGCATGGAGGCCGGAAACAAAGCCCTTGATCCTGCAAAGTGCAAACATGCCGACCTTGTGTGCGTGGACGAAGTAGGCAAGCTGGAAATGCAGGGCAGGGGATGGGCCCGACTCCTTGGCCCCCTGCTTCAACTGGAACACCCCGTCCATCTATGGGTGGTTCGACAGGAACTGGTGCACCCGGTATCGTGCATCTGGAGTCTTCAAAACCCGGTTATTGTGGACGTCCACGACCCGACGGCCCTGGAACTCCTTGTAACCCATATCAGGACACAACCATGATCCAAGCCCTGTACCCCACCCTGGTTTTTGTGGCACTTACCTGTTTTGTTCTGACCACTCTTCTGGCCCGGTTTGTCTCGCCCCAAACCGCTCGCCTGGCCCTGGGATTGGGTACGGGAGTTTGCGGACTGATCGTTGGTCTCCTTGTGGGGATCATGGAACGTCTTCCCCTGTTTGGTGCCTATGAAGCATTGACGTACACGGCATTTGTGGTCGGATTCCTGGAACTGTGGGCCGGCTCCTCCCACCAGGGATTGAAACGGCAAACCCTGCTCACCGGCATCATGACAAGCCTGCTGCTTTTCCCCCTGGTTTTCCGCTCCGATGTCATGCCCAGGCCAAGTTTCTTCTTGTATTCCCACCCCCTGGTGGCCTGTTTTTTCTTTTGCAGACTCACGGCCCTGGGATTTTTCGCCCATGCGGGCATTGCCTATCTCGCCGGAGCCATCCCATCTGACAATCCCAACATCCGACTGACCAGCGAGACACGGGGCCGCAATTTTCTTTTGCTGGGAACAGTGGTGTTCCTCCTGAGCGAATTTGCCGGGTCCCTCTGGTGCTATGCGGGTTGGGGTGATTCCTGGCG
The window above is part of the Desulfoplanes formicivorans genome. Proteins encoded here:
- a CDS encoding nucleoside-triphosphatase, giving the protein MKPTTIILTGAPQSGKSTLLARALDRLSDLKTTGFLAKGLWKNNLREGFDLVDLTTGKTTPLARRNPLAPPKTIPFTFFREGMEAGNKALDPAKCKHADLVCVDEVGKLEMQGRGWARLLGPLLQLEHPVHLWVVRQELVHPVSCIWSLQNPVIVDVHDPTALELLVTHIRTQP
- a CDS encoding ABC transporter ATP-binding protein, translated to MSLSCHSLNYYYGPHHALKNIDFEIKDACFCALLGRNGSGKTTLLHCMNGILKPSSGSLVLDGMDMTRATAREIARQVSMVPQERTEMFPFNVLDVVVMGRTPFLKMYQSPSDLDYAMAKKVLAMLGARKLAPRNFNRISGGERQLALMARALVQDPTTLLLDEPTNHLDFKNQYLLLERIKALCRERKTRVVTSMHDPNMATLFADWVVLLKYGRIVAQGPTQEIMTETNLSDLYETELRKINIGTDRPVFLPASVTA